CAAGCTCAGGTTCTTCGGCCAGATCCACCCTCACGGTCACCGGATCTGCGACCTCTACCACTGGATCTGTGGGTTGCTAGGTCTTTGCCGGCTGCTCGTGTAGGTCGGCCAGGCGTTTCGGCGCCTACTCGTGCTGCTCCGCTGGGCACCTAGCGCTTGCTCGGGTGTGGCCGGGATCCTGTGGCTGGGTGAGGTGCGTGGAGGCTGCACAGCGGCAGCCCAGAGTGGAGGTCGGCTCTCGTGGTCGGCACGACACGAGGATGCCGTGTGGCGGTGGGCTCGAAGCGGAGGCGATCTCTTACGACCAGTGTGGCACGAGGAGGACGCACGACTGGGGACAACACGTCACGTGGAGGCCGTGGGGCGTGAGCTGAGCAGGCGGGGGCGCGGATGGAGCAGCTCTGGTCATGGAGGCGCTCCAACCAACTCACGGTGCCACGGGAGACGCAATAGCGGTAGTGGGCGGCACGAGGTTGCTGCGGCAGTGCgtgtcgtacatacatatatgggcctaccaaaaggtttggacagtcccaaatatggggctggacactaAGACGCATCTgatatggagaccatggcgcagggcggtgtagtctacatggaaaggtaaggactagtcaaggattaggaaataCTCGTTGTAATAGAGTAGGGTCTtcctagtcgtatccgactagtattcttgcaaccaactgacctgtaaccctacccccgaccagataaggtgaggcagggaccccatccaaagcaattcaatccaaccaacacacaggacatagggtattatgcaattcAGCAgctcaaacctgtctaaatcgtgtgtctacatttaccttcgagttgctgatctcgacgagccccaccaaccaaaacactacctcgggcacccccttgataggttgtcgggtctaaacatcgacagctggcatgccaggtagaGGCTCTCGCCAAGAATCcgctggcgaactcgatggcacaagtcatcatcaagcctatcgtcgcgtttgaagcaggcgcgATGCTCATCTTCAGCTCTTGGATTTGCGTCGTAGACGGTGCCGAAAACTTCCGCTGCCACATTGCGCcagccccggagaagaagcccTCAACCATGAAGCTCCATCGCAAGGTGCTGGAAGATCTCGTCAAAAATTTCAGTAAATTTTCAATCTCTGATCTAGTCAGAGGCCGGGGGGGTGAGTCCGAATACAACTCAACTTCTTCTTCCAGTCGGTCTAGCTTGGGCGAGCCAGCGCTGCAGCCATCGCACGAGTTGGATTACTCCCAAGCTCTACTCCTGTTTGAACTCTGCAACGTGGCCACTGTCTACCAGACGGTCACGTCCAGATTCCAATCGTTGTACGGGATCAAGGATTTCGACTACTACACAGATTCGGACAAGAAGAAGCCTTTAttaggtccgcagcagggcctggtaatcacatatactccgcaaggcagattcatctactgccCCGGCATGAAGCCGCCTGCTCTTGCCAAGAATGATGAttcgcgcctcatcgcctacctcgacactcttcCGTTCCAAGAGGGAGCTCCTTTTTTGCCCTTCTACGAAGAACGTGGCACCACGGAAGTCATCACATGAAGCTCAGGAAGCTACCCTCCAGAGCAAGAAGTCTTCGCCATCATCGCTGGAGGTGAAGAAGACGATGAATAGCGGGAGAGGGACCTGCGACACGAGCGCTACCTAGAAGATGTGTCCAAGGATGAGCTGACTGATGATGTAGTCGAGGAAGAAACAGACGTCCAAGGGACAAGACGCAGAGCAAGGAACGCTGCGAGGCCATCGCCGCCTAAGAGAAGCCCTGCCAATCCGAAACCTGGATGATGCCTTCAAGGCAGTCCGAGGGTGCCAACATCACACTTCCCTGGCTACCGTGGCATCCATTGACCTTGGCTCGGGCTGGGGCACTGCCACAGGTACAGTGCGCCATCGGGGAACCCGGAAGTTGTGGCGACGAGCTCTGCTAGCAGGTACTCGCCCTTCCCGCGGCTGAGAATGGCAGCTCCACGCCCAAGAGCACGGAAGGAGTATGAATCAGGAAGCTGGGGAACCGCAGAGAGGGAGTTGCTGGAGGCGTCGTAGACCAAATAACACCCGCTCGAAGGGGAGTGAGAGCAGCCGGGGCGGTAGTGGCCGGCATAGAGGACGACGAGCGCTTTGTCGGTGCTGGAGATGATGCCACCATGCATGCAGTCCTCCCTCCATCTGGCGCATCATGGAGATGTGGGTTATTTCAGGGGGATCAACGACGGCCGGATCAGGCTTCATGGCTTGGAGGATGGCCTCCATGGACGCCGCAGGGCTGCCGATCGCTGCTGCAGCTTTGCTCGGGCCGCCGGTGGATCTTTCTACATCTTCGCTCGAGCCTACTGGCGTTCCTCCGCTCACGAATATCACTTTGCGGTTGAGTAAAACGCATGGAGGGGGCATCATTGGGGTAGTGCTAGGTCGAGCAAGGAGCAAGGATTGCTGCGATCTAGGTCGAGCGAGGAAGGAAGATCTGGATTGCAGGGCAAGAGACGGCAACAGGAAAAGTAGGTCaagccctggcgccggcgcgggTTGAGATGCGATTGCGGGGCGGTTGGATGAGGTGGATACGCATACGCTACCCGCAACACCTGCAGGTTGGGCTAAACTTCATTCTATCAGGCCGGACGGCCCATAACATGGCGCCGGCTAAGCTTCCTTCCTTCAGGCCCAATTCTCATGGCACGCCTGCGGAGTGGGCTGGGCTCCAAGCGAACCTGACAAAAAGATAAAAAGCGAACGCACGAGTCCGCAGTCCGCAACAAATACACCCAAAAAGGGCCCATAACATGTGCACTTCACGCCCAAatacgggcggcggcgcaggcctcGAAATGGGCTTGGGTTGGGCCGTAAAGGAAGGTTTAGGGTTCGTCCCCAAGTGAACTCCTGCCCTCAGCTCCTTCCTCCCGCCGGCGGAAGCCATCGGAGCGGCGACGCCCCCGCGCGGCAAGGCAACTCTCGAGCGCGAACCGGGCAACGAGGCACGAGCCACGAAGAGGTGAGTTGATGGGCACGGCGAAcgaaggtggcggtggcgggacCGACGGCAAGTCGACCTCAGGTTGGCGGGCGGAGGATGCCATCGCGGGCAACCGCAGGGCGCTCCAGGCCCTCCGGGAGCTCGTGACGTACCCCTACCTCTACGCTCGAGAGTCCCGCCTGCTCGGCCTCAAGGTACTGTGTCGCCTCCTCTTGCCCTCATCAGGCTTCGTCACTGTCCGCTACAGCGCTTCCGGTAAATCAATCAGCTAATCGCCATTCAGCTTGCTTTCTTCAGTGGCCGAGAGGTTTGCTGCTCCACGGCCCCCCTGGCACCGGAAAGGTACTGAATTTTGCAATGCCTCTTCTTAACTCTATCACAAATCTTCATATGCCGGAGAGTGCTCAGATTGGTTTTATGTGGAATTTGCTGGCGTTTGCTGTTAATTTACTTGTTGGTATCAAAATTTGCGAGAGCTAACTAGTATGGTGATTGTTATTTTGGCAGACAAGCCTGGTTCGAGCTATTGTTCGAGAATGCAATGCACACCTGATAATGGTCAGGTACCAATATTTACTTTGAAGTGTTTCTATTTAGTGCTGACCAGAAAATCGTATGTTTAGACATGATCCTGGAGTCTTGTTTGTGCCCATCTTGACAGCCCATATTCTGTACACAAAGCTCATGTGGGAGAGGGAGAAAAGTTCCTGCGTGAAGCTTTTTCTGAAGCATATTCTCATGCTTCACGGGGTAAACCAGCTATTATATTCATCGACGAAATTGATGCCATATGTCCATGCCGCAATAATAGGCAAGTTCGTcataactctttttttttcttttggcgtGTGCGTTGTCGAAAATGGAATTACTTAATGTACTTTCACAGGAGAGAGCAAGAGGCCCGCATCGTTGGTCAGCTTCTTACTCTGATGGATGGAAACAAGAAATCGTCTAAGATGCTTCCTCACATAGCTGTTGTTGCATCGACTAACAGGTATGGGCATGCCACACTTGTGATTTGTTATTTCAGAATTGTTGACATAATTCAAGGTCCATGTTTAAGAATTCTGCTGGGACAATGATTTGGCGTAACTCAAGGTCCATGTCATACTATATTACGTTTTTATGCTGAAACAAATGCACAGGAAGTGTGCTTAAAATTGCCTTTTAAGCATTCTGGTGGTGGATATTGTCTTCCTTCTTGAACAAAGAGCTTGTCATCTCATTAGGGTGAACGCCATTGATCCAGCATTGAGAAGAGGAGGACGTTTTGAATCAGAGGTAGAGGTTACTGTTCCTACGGTTGAAGAACGGCTGCAGATTCTTAAGGTAATATATTCTTCTTTTAAGTTGCGATTTTTTTCCTTCATGAAATTTCTTTTTGTAGTGGTTCTCTTTTTGTGGTTAATGTACAATTTAGGTTCATAGCTTAGAATTGCTGTTGGAAAATGCAATATTGACTTTTAGCCACTTGTCTGTATATGTGCTGAATGAAAAGTTTTTGGGGCACCATATTAATGTCCGTGCTTTATGAAATCTTGAACTCATGTTGTTGATGTCTTTACCTAAGGTGTAATTTCATAGACCTTTATCTTcttcagctttatgccaagaaCCTACATCTTGATGAAAAGGTTGATCTTCAAATCGTTGCTGCATTCTGCAATGGTTATGTTGGTGCTGATTTAGAAGCTTTATGTCGAGAAGCTGCCAAGCTTGCATATCATAGAATGTTGGACAGGGGTGAGAAAGTACTTAAACTACTAATGGAGGACTGGGAGTCTGCTAGATCTATGGTGGGACCAAGCATAACAAGAGGGATAACCAAAGAACTTTCGACTGTTTCATGGGATGATATAGGAGGCTTGAAAGATCTAAAGGTTAGATGCTTCCTGTTTTAGCTTCCTTCTAGTGAAAACTGAAAACCaattttgatggtgattattTATATGCTTCAGAAAGAGCTGCAGAAAGCTGTTGAGTGGCCCATCAAGCATGCTGCTGGATATGACAGACTTGGGATAACACCAGTCCGGGGGGTGCTTTTGCATGGTCCACCAGGGTGCTCGAAGACTACCCTTGCAAAGGCTGCAGCACATGCTTCTCaagcttctttcttttctttgaggTTCGTCATAGGACAATGTTATATCTTCATAACAGCTCACTTTCCATGCGAAGAACATAGAAATTTATCCCACGGAATTTGAAACAGGCTAGCATAATTCATTCATTTTCTGCTGGTTGAGTTAATATCTGGTATCCGGAAGTCTGCAAAAACCTAAAATCAACTGGAGGCCTTCATTTCCTCTCCTCAACGCTCACTAGGTTTTTAACATATATTCTTATGACAGTGGTGCAGAATTATACTCAAAGTATGTTGGAGAAGGTGAAGCTCTGTTACGAAGAACATTTCAGAAGGCGCGTCTTGCTTCTCCAAGCATTATATTTTTTGACGAGGCTGATGCAATTGCCCCCAAAAGGTACACACTGACAATTGCACAATTTTAGTAAAAAATGATCTTTTAGAAATTATAACAGTCCTCTCTTACAAAAATGAATATGAATTTTTCATAACCAATCTTTTACCACAATAATGAAATCTGCATTTAATACAGCACATGCAATGTGTGGAGAATTGAACAGTGTGAGTGCAAAAAAATTCTTGTTGAATGCTTCCTCagattttcctttttattagaGTATTGGTGGACTCCAGACTCAATCTTTGCTTTTAGATTCAGTATTTCTATGATCTTGCAGAACTGGCCCTGGTGGGAACTCTAGTGGCGGTGTCACAGTTGGAGAAAGACTTTTGTCAACTTTGTTGACTGAAATGGATGGTTTAGAATTGGCTACGGTAAACTGCCTGCTGATAACTTTATGTGAGTCTACCGAGCATATCTACATTTATGTTTAACAGAAGgctattctttttttcttgtagGGAATTATTGTATTGGCTGCTACTAATCGCCCAAATGCAATTGATGCTGCTCTTATGCGTCCAGGGCGTTTTGACAAGGTTTCTTACTTTTCAATGTCACTCTCTTGGGAGGCATGATATACAGACACCAACAATAATTATTCCATTGATTTGCAGGTGTTGTATGTTCCACCACCAGATGTGGAAGGGCGATATGAAATACTACGTATTCATACACGGAAAATGAAATTGGGGGAAGATGTTGATCTTTGGAAGATTGCAGAGTGCACCGAGCTGTTCACTGGTGCTGATCTTGAAGGCCTTTGCAGGGAAGCTGGAATGGCAGCATTGAGGGAAGATCTTTCTGCAAGTTCGATACACAACACCCACTTCCAGACCGCACGAAGTTCATTGAGACCCTCTCTTACAAAAGCAGGAGTTGACAAGTACTCGAATGCTGCCATCAATGATCCATCAACTAGGAAACATTAGGATtttcttcatcttccatttttcCCTGCTGTGCATGAATATTCTAGATGATTCACATCGGCATGGAATGCAATTGATGTTTGAAAATATCcagttctttctttcttttctccttttcttttctgctaCAATCTCGCATACATCACTGGTCTTGTTGTACATGCACCCTGTCAGTGCCATGGTCGATTCAGTAGCATTGCTGCAATGTTGTTTGTGAGATCATAAGAACTTATTTATGAAGATCAAAAGGCAGCTGTTATAAATTTGTCACAAAGAGAAGCTACAAAACATTAGCAATTTCCAGTCAAACTGAATACTAGTAGATCACTTGCAGATgtggcaattttttttttgcggataGATGTAGCAATAATTTAACTATTTTACAATAGGGAGAAAGTTTTTGAGAGGGGGGGCCTTCCGCCTTCTTGAGTCATCTGTTATACATCTGTTCCTTGTATACTAAGAATGCACTGGTCTTGCAGTAGCGGCATGCTAGCGCTTTCCCGGAGGAGGTTGGGGGTGAGAAAGCAAACTGAGAGATCCCCAAAGTCCCACCTTCACTGAAGGTTTTTCTGCATGAGATGAATAGAAGTGACAATATCAGGAGAGAAGAGCTGGGTCTATGAAAATTGCTCACAAAAGGCACATGAAAATAAATTAGGGTGTCATCAAACAAATAACTTAGCAATACTTTTTACAATCTAACAAAGAATTTGTTCACTGCACAAACTGGGGCAGTCTGCCATAATATCTTGTTGCGAGTCGGAACAGATCGTGCTTGAAAATGATCAGAGTTGTGGATACAATGGGAATGCCtaacataaaaaaaatgagtGCCTTGTAAATGGACGAAATTGGTGGGACAAATATGCATCATGAGAGATCAAACTGGCTTACCTTGCAACATCCATTAGTTTGGAGCCTATTCGTTTTCTTCTGCGTGATGGTACTACCCAGATGGCACGAAATCCACAAAGTGCAGGAACAGCTTCTTTCTCACAGATTATAGCACCAGGATCCTGGTGCTCTTCTTTGTCCTTGACTGAGGGAGTATTCCGTCTTATGATTTCCCTCTTGAAGCTGATTTTGCCAAACTCTAATGTATGATCTGTTTTCCTCGATTCAGTATTACTAGCCAGCAAGTCGCTATGGCTTTGTTCCATGGAGCTAGGGATAACTCTATGTGCTGTTTTTATTGGTTCGGCGACAAGGCAGCCCACGATCCTCTGGCCAGATATGTACAGATAAACCTATACAGTAAAgatgattttattttattaacaAGTAAGACAAATGTAATGCAGAGATTATCATGAAGGAACTAAGAGAACATAATTACCTTGCAAAGCTTGTGGAGAAGTTTCCCTTCAGCAAATCCCAGCTCCTTCTCCACTACTGTGATGACCTCTTTGACCTGACATATTTGCTTGGCATCACATAACTTGTCTTATGAATATAAATCTATATGACTTGCATCCACATTTTGTAAGTTGAGGAATAGCTTACGCAATTACAAGCAATTAGCATAAATAAAACTCATACTGATGATAGTTCTTGCATGTGAAACTACACAGTTTAACAGTCTGCATTTCTTCAGAAATTGCTGCGCTCATAATATTTAACACAAGGAACCGAGTTGGGCTGAGTTGTACCTTACTATTCCACATACAATAATTCTCATCAGTTGCGAGAGTCACCCGGTCTCCGCCCTCCGACCTTGCAATCACAGCCTCATTGCGCCAGCCCTGCAGCTCATCAGTTAGTTCGCGCTCTCCAGAGAGGCACAACAAGCGTACGACGCGGAGAGCAACAAGACCTTGAACGGGACTCCCTCGAAGTAATTCTTGTGGTACGCCTTGTGGACcttctcgtcgtcgtcgttcccTCGGGCGTACATCATGCCGCAGACGGAGCACGTGTGGAGGAGGAAATCGGGCTGGCCCAGCTCCAAATGGAACTGCGCATAGCTCCTCTTCTTGCTGACAagctcgccgcgctcgccgtcctTGGGCTTCCTCTTCGCCTCCGTCGcgccgccacagccgccgcTTCCCTGCCCATGCTCCTCTCCACCGCCACTGCGCAAAGTCGCGGAAATGAGAACGAATTCACAAATTGCTTCCCCCAGCGAAGCACATCTGAGCAATCCATCTAATCCTATGCATTATTTCGTCAGACACCACAGCAATTGAGCAAGATTTGGATCCAGCAAGATTTGGTACCAAGGGTAATCAATTCGAAGGGGGAAACAAGAACAACCTGTTAGGATCTGGTTCCGTCTCCTGCCGCTTGAAGAACGCGCTGATCTTGGGCTGCATCTCCTCGCCTCGCTTCGCCTTCTAACGATTTCTCGCTGTCCGCTCTCACCCTTTCTTTGCTGCCGGAGAGGGGAAGAGGGGAGAAGGGACGACGGTCGGCAGGAGGCGGCGCTTGCGGAGTCCCTTTGGGGACGAAGAGGACATCGACGGTAGGGATGTGGTAGTGAGGGTGCCCGCGGGGCGGATCGGACGGACAGGAATTGAGACGGCCGTCGCGCGGGTTTCTGAAAACGAGATGTGCGATTCGGCGCCAAAACAACCGCCCAAATTTTAGGCAACGTGTACACTGAGCAACAAATCTCACGTATCTGCCCTCAAAAAACAAATCTCACGCATCCCAAGTTCCCTTTTTGAGAGTGTATCCCAAGTTCCAAATACTACGTGCAACAAAATCAGAAATCTGCAAAATGATGCTGGCTGCAGTTTTCAAGTGCTTTGACCCAGTGAGAACAATAGgggcattcttttttttaaaaaaaaaaattagcggcattctttaaaaaaaataatagggGCATCCTAGAATTTACCATTTGAGATATAAAGAGTTTATGCAAATGCAATAGCATCCAAGATTGCaacccaattttttttttttggaaatttggAGAAATTATGACTTCACTGTTCTCCATCTTTTGTTCTCCCAGAAATTCCGAGTTCTATGTATAAAGAAAATTCAGTCTTCCACAATCAGACGAGCAGCGATTGAGTTCAGTGAAGTCAAACTCTGATCTCGACTAAACATCTCGCACTAGGCCTTGGGCCTTGTGCTCAGCTCAAAGAGAAAAATGTTTAACCTGTTAACTATCCCCTCGGCGCTGGTGTTCTTGGCTGGGATTCTGCTGAACGAGAGCCCTGCTACAGATTCTGATTACAAGCAGGTCAAACAAAACACCAACCTTTCTGTTTGGTTGAATAGTTGAATGCATCCTTGGGCAGTAATGCCACTCGAGGTCATGCTGAATTCAGGTTCACAAGACGTTCTACAAAGCAGTTCAGTCCATGGGGGCAACACTGAAGTGCCCTGAGGTCTGGCGGCCATGTTTATATATGTATGTTTCTCTCAATCTTAGCCTGCACAATCAGGGCGGAATGTTATACTGGTATACTAACCCGATTGCTGGACCGGCTTTTTCTGAGGTATGCTGCAAGGGTACTTAATTCCCAGATATGATCAATTCTTCTTGTAGGTTTTGTTTCAGCTGAATTTACTTACACTCTAATCATCAAGTAAAACCACAACCAGACATACACCAATACACCATTCTGATTCAACTAACTCTTTATACTATGTTTTTAAGTATATGAACACAATATACTGTGTTATATTCTGATAGGCAGATCAATGCAAATTCAAATTCGATGAATGAGCAATACAGAATGGTCTGCCAAGCTGCTGAAAAATTCTTTAGATAATTTTCATTATTGCCTTGTTATGTGCTGATCAATGTGACTGTATATGGTGATTTCCCCAGCATCTTTGATGCTCTTTTGCTCTCTCATTGGGATGCAATGCAATGTGCGGACGTTGTGGTGACCTTGCACTTTGATTGCCCACTGGTAAAATACTAAAGCCTGAAGCTCTTGTGAGCTGAAGCAGCCTCTGATGTGCATCAAAGAGGACGCGTGCCGTGCGCAAAAGCAAGCGCCATGGCTTGAGACTAGAGAGGAACCGGCTTAGAGTCCTTAGCAGATGGCCCTTCCAGTGGAATGGCGCGGTTGGCCGGAGTGCCCCCTTGCCGGCGCTCGGAACAAACAGTGACAGCCCCCAGCTCTGCTTGGCAGGCTAAGCGGAGCAGGGTCACGCCAGGCCAAAGCGAGCAGCCGGGTGGCCTTTCAACTATTCGCCCCGTAGATGGCCGCCGGCGACAGCGTCGCCTACGATTCTAGATCCAGGACGGCAGCGGTGTTCCGCAGGGGCATGGGCACAGCGACATGCCGATGGAGCTCCAGCTCGCGTTCAAGCGGCGCGAGGGGAAGTCGCTGAATGGTGAGCAGAGGCGCGGATGATCTCTACCTGGTGCGCTGTGTAGGAGATCCACGAGGAGCGGCGGACGCGACGGGTCATCGAGCGGTCGCGGAAGAGCTCGCCGGCAGCAATGGTGAGGAAGAAAGCAAGGGCGTGTTCGTTGGAATTTGTTGACCAAGATCTGAGCCGCAAAACGGATCTGACAGCTACAAGTAGCCTATCCCAGCGTAACCCTGGTCAGCTAATTTTGCAAAAGACACCCTAAATTGGGTCGTGACGTGATCCAAATATTTTGATTTGGATCGTGATTATCCAAATATTAATATAATACctctaaattggatcgcgactattcaTCACGATCAGACTATTTTGCAAATTGGCCCCTCTGTTGCGGCTGttctctctcccctcctcgtccggcGATGGCGACACCAACCTTATACTCGCGGATGGAGgaccccgctcctcctccgccaccgcaccTCATACTCCGTGCTGCCGATTCCGCCAACTCAGAGGAGATCGATGACGAGATGGTCGAAGAAGAGGAGCACAAAAGAAACGGACGGGGCGGCTGAACTCCTGCGAGAGGGAGTGACAAGGAGCACTACGCGTCAACCGCGTTGGAGTTCATGAGTGGGAGATGATACCAAATCAGAGTACGGCGTACGGGTCGCGGCCAGATAGGGCCCGTAGCCGCctgggagggaggagaggtcTGAGGTCAGGGAGGAGTCAAACACGGTTTTGCTGGCCGCCGCCGATCTGAGATTGTGCCGGCAACTCAAAAATTTTGCGTACTTAGCAGTAGGCAGTGATTTAATTTGACGCTGGGCTTGTGCAATGATTCCAGAGACGGTTCGAATCAAAGCAACAGCTTGCTATCAACATTGGAGATGGGGAGTCCATTGATTGGAACTTTGTAAGGGAAGAGGAGCCACGGGCATTGATGCGCCCATGCTGGGGTGATTTTTGCCTTGGGAGAAGAAGCTCTCTCTCTACCAGGTGATCCTCGTGTAGTTAGCGATGATTGCTTACTCACCGAGTCACCGGTTAAAGGTACAGGCACAATTTGGCACAATCTTAATCGATGGTTCGTTTGCTTTGAACAATATGACAGATATCTCAGTCCTTGCTTGTCCTGAAACTATCCAGCTTGGTAATATATGACAGTAGACAGGATTAATGGGATGCATATCTGGTGCTAGAAATTTACTAAATCCCCTTTGGTGTCCTCTAGCAATCTAGCATGAACTGAAAACACTAGGGCATCTCGAACAAAATTGAAcaactaagagcaactccagtaATAGCCCTCAAATTAAAGCTCCTAAAGATCAAATgggttctctctatttttttaataagggTCATAAAAATGTctccaactccagcaatagccaCAATAGATGGAGGACTCCCTAGAAAACCGAATGGAGGGTGAGGGGGGAAATTTGGAGGCCTCCTCAAAATGGGGAGCCAAGTAGGACTTGCTGGAGTACATTTTTTTGACGTGACCCTCTAAA
This portion of the Setaria viridis chromosome 7, Setaria_viridis_v4.0, whole genome shotgun sequence genome encodes:
- the LOC117863810 gene encoding cell division control protein 48 homolog B, with amino-acid sequence MGTANEGGGGGTDGKSTSGWRAEDAIAGNRRALQALRELVTYPYLYARESRLLGLKWPRGLLLHGPPGTGKTSLVRAIVRECNAHLIMVSPYSVHKAHVGEGEKFLREAFSEAYSHASRGKPAIIFIDEIDAICPCRNNRREQEARIVGQLLTLMDGNKKSSKMLPHIAVVASTNRVNAIDPALRRGGRFESEVEVTVPTVEERLQILKLYAKNLHLDEKVDLQIVAAFCNGYVGADLEALCREAAKLAYHRMLDRGEKVLKLLMEDWESARSMVGPSITRGITKELSTVSWDDIGGLKDLKKELQKAVEWPIKHAAGYDRLGITPVRGVLLHGPPGCSKTTLAKAAAHASQASFFSLSGAELYSKYVGEGEALLRRTFQKARLASPSIIFFDEADAIAPKRTGPGGNSSGGVTVGERLLSTLLTEMDGLELATGIIVLAATNRPNAIDAALMRPGRFDKVLYVPPPDVEGRYEILRIHTRKMKLGEDVDLWKIAECTELFTGADLEGLCREAGMAALREDLSASSIHNTHFQTARSSLRPSLTKAGVDKYSNAAINDPSTRKH
- the LOC117863812 gene encoding protein CHROMOSOME TRANSMISSION FIDELITY 7 isoform X1, with protein sequence MQPKISAFFKRQETEPDPNSGGGEEHGQGSGGCGGATEAKRKPKDGERGELVSKKRSYAQFHLELGQPDFLLHTCSVCGMMYARGNDDDEKVHKAYHKNYFEGVPFKGWRNEAVIARSEGGDRVTLATDENYCMWNSKVKEVITVVEKELGFAEGKLLHKLCKVYLYISGQRIVGCLVAEPIKTAHRVIPSSMEQSHSDLLASNTESRKTDHTLEFGKISFKREIIRRNTPSVKDKEEHQDPGAIICEKEAVPALCGFRAIWVVPSRRRKRIGSKLMDVARKTFSEGGTLGISQFAFSPPTSSGKALACRYCKTSAFLVYKEQMYNR
- the LOC117863812 gene encoding protein CHROMOSOME TRANSMISSION FIDELITY 7 isoform X2, coding for MQPKISAFFKRQETEPDPNSGGGEEHGQGSGGCGGATEAKRKPKDGERGELVSKKRSYAQFHLELGQPDFLLHTCSVCGMMYARGNDDDEKVHKAYHKNYFEGVPFKGWRNEAVIARSEGGDRVTLATDENYCMWNSKVKEVITVVEKELGFAEGKLLHKLCKVYLYISGQRIVGCLVAEPIKTAHRVIPSSMEQSHSDLLASNTESRKTDHTLEFGKISFKREIIRRNTPSVKDKEEHQDPGAIICEKEAVPALCGFRAIWVVPSRRRKRIGSKLMDVARHSHCIHNSDHFQARSVPTRNKILWQTAPVCAVNKFFVRL